A region of Staphylococcus sp. IVB6181 DNA encodes the following proteins:
- a CDS encoding YneF family protein: protein MATWIAILLIIAALIIGLVGGFFLARKYMMDYLKKNPPINEEMLRMMMMQMGQKPSQKKINQMMTMMNKNMDQKMK, encoded by the coding sequence ATGGCAACTTGGATAGCAATTCTATTAATCATTGCTGCACTAATCATCGGTTTAGTAGGTGGTTTCTTCTTAGCGAGAAAGTATATGATGGATTATCTTAAAAAGAACCCTCCGATTAACGAAGAGATGTTACGTATGATGATGATGCAAATGGGCCAAAAACCATCTCAAAAGAAAATCAATCAAATGATGACGATGATGAACAAAAACATGGATCAAAAAATGAAATAA
- the tkt gene encoding transketolase has protein sequence MFDKRDDLAINTIRALSIDAIEKANSGHPGLPMGAAPMAYTLWTRHLNFNPNSNEYFNRDRFILSAGHGSALLYSLLHVSGSLELEELKQFRQWDSKTPGHPEFRHTQGVEVTTGPLGQGLAMSVGMAMAENHLAGKFNKPDAEVVNHYTYVLASDGDLMEGISHEAASLAGHLQLDKLIVLYDSNDISLDGDLDKAFSEDIKKRFEAYGWNHILVKDGNDLDEINNAIEKAKEQNGPTMIEVKTVIGYGSPNKSGTHGVHGAPLGEDERTLTLENYKLDPEKRFYVPDEVYDVFNETMLKRANENEDAWKALVEKYSKEYPELAQEFKDAIAGKLPDNYEAKLPEFEVGSESATRADSGEVIQALSKAVPSFFGGSADLAGSNKSNVKDASDYDRNTPEGKNIWFGVREFAMAAAVNGMAAHGGVNPYGATFFVFSDYLKPALRLSAIMGLNSTFIFTHDSIAVGEDGPTHEPIEQLPGLRAIPNMNVIRPADGNETRVAWEVALESEQTPTSLVLTRQNLPVLDVSKETVEEGVRKGAYVVYESDENPEYLVLASGSEVSLAVEAAKTFADNGNSIRVVSMPNWHAFEQQPKSYQDEVIPPTITKRLAVEMASSLGWHKYVGLQGEVLGIDRFGASAPGGLVVEKYGFTKENVLKLLNNL, from the coding sequence ATGTTCGATAAAAGAGACGACCTTGCAATTAATACAATCAGAGCATTAAGTATTGATGCAATTGAAAAAGCAAATTCTGGTCACCCTGGATTACCTATGGGTGCTGCACCAATGGCGTACACATTATGGACACGTCATTTGAATTTCAATCCTAATTCAAACGAATATTTCAACAGAGACAGATTTATTTTATCTGCAGGACATGGTTCAGCATTGCTTTACAGCTTGCTGCATGTATCTGGAAGCTTAGAATTAGAGGAATTAAAACAATTCAGACAATGGGATTCTAAAACACCAGGACACCCAGAGTTCAGACATACACAAGGTGTTGAAGTAACAACAGGTCCATTAGGACAAGGTTTAGCAATGTCAGTTGGTATGGCAATGGCTGAAAACCACTTAGCCGGCAAATTCAATAAACCGGACGCAGAAGTCGTTAACCATTACACTTATGTGTTAGCTTCTGATGGCGACTTAATGGAAGGTATTTCACATGAAGCGGCTTCATTAGCAGGCCACTTGCAATTAGATAAATTAATCGTACTTTACGATTCAAATGATATCTCATTAGACGGCGACTTAGATAAAGCTTTCTCAGAAGACATCAAAAAACGTTTTGAAGCATATGGTTGGAACCATATCTTAGTTAAAGACGGCAATGACTTAGACGAAATCAATAACGCAATTGAAAAAGCTAAAGAACAAAACGGACCAACAATGATTGAAGTGAAAACAGTGATTGGTTACGGTTCACCTAACAAATCAGGTACACATGGCGTACATGGTGCACCGCTTGGTGAAGATGAACGTACTTTAACTTTAGAAAATTATAAACTTGATCCTGAAAAACGTTTCTACGTTCCAGATGAAGTTTATGACGTATTCAATGAAACAATGTTGAAACGTGCAAATGAAAATGAAGATGCTTGGAAAGCATTAGTTGAAAAATATTCAAAAGAATATCCTGAGTTAGCGCAAGAATTCAAAGATGCAATTGCTGGTAAATTACCAGATAATTACGAAGCAAAATTACCTGAATTCGAAGTAGGTTCAGAAAGTGCAACACGTGCTGATTCTGGTGAAGTTATTCAAGCATTAAGCAAAGCTGTACCTTCATTCTTCGGCGGTTCAGCAGACTTAGCTGGTTCAAACAAATCTAACGTTAAAGATGCATCAGATTATGATCGCAATACACCAGAAGGTAAAAACATCTGGTTCGGTGTAAGAGAATTTGCGATGGCTGCTGCTGTTAACGGTATGGCTGCACACGGCGGTGTTAATCCTTACGGTGCAACATTCTTCGTATTCAGCGACTATTTAAAACCAGCATTAAGACTTTCAGCTATCATGGGTCTTAACTCAACATTCATCTTTACACACGATTCTATCGCTGTTGGTGAAGATGGTCCTACACACGAACCTATTGAACAGTTACCAGGTTTACGTGCAATCCCTAACATGAACGTTATCCGACCAGCAGACGGTAACGAAACTCGTGTTGCTTGGGAAGTTGCTTTAGAAAGCGAACAAACACCGACTTCATTAGTATTAACACGTCAAAACCTTCCAGTATTAGATGTTTCAAAAGAAACAGTTGAAGAAGGTGTACGTAAAGGTGCATATGTTGTTTACGAATCTGATGAAAACCCAGAATACCTTGTATTAGCTTCTGGTTCAGAAGTAAGCTTAGCAGTAGAAGCTGCTAAAACATTTGCGGATAACGGCAATTCAATTCGTGTCGTATCTATGCCGAACTGGCACGCATTCGAACAACAACCTAAATCTTACCAAGATGAAGTAATTCCTCCAACAATCACAAAACGTTTAGCAGTGGAAATGGCTTCTTCATTAGGTTGGCACAAATATGTCGGTTTACAAGGCGAAGTACTTGGAATCGATCGTTTCGGCGCAAGTGCACCAGGTGGTTTAGTTGTTGAAAAATACGGCTTCACTAAAGAAAACGTATTAAAATTATTAAACAATCTATAA
- a CDS encoding DUF896 domain-containing protein: MADQHKETINRINELSKKKKAEGLTKEEAKERAELHQKYLETFREGFKQQIENTKVLDPEGNDVTPEKLKQVQREQNKRK; the protein is encoded by the coding sequence ATGGCAGATCAACATAAAGAAACTATTAATAGAATTAATGAACTTTCTAAAAAGAAAAAAGCTGAAGGCTTAACTAAAGAAGAAGCAAAAGAAAGAGCAGAATTACATCAAAAATATTTGGAAACTTTCCGTGAAGGTTTCAAACAGCAAATTGAAAATACAAAAGTGTTAGATCCAGAAGGAAACGATGTAACACCTGAAAAATTAAAACAAGTACAACGTGAGCAAAATAAAAGAAAATAA
- the sosA gene encoding DNA damage-induced cell division inhibitor SosA encodes MIKKYQTSFLLYTAVLLMSFMLVSAFLIGAEQSGNQEQVYEMTDHTLSAKTEQKAEQEQRYIEKDEQNSKPIVAAVR; translated from the coding sequence ATGATTAAGAAATATCAAACGAGTTTTTTACTATACACAGCAGTATTGTTAATGTCTTTCATGTTGGTTTCAGCGTTTTTAATCGGTGCAGAGCAGTCAGGGAATCAGGAACAAGTGTACGAAATGACGGATCATACACTTTCAGCTAAAACAGAACAAAAAGCCGAACAAGAACAGCGATATATAGAAAAAGACGAACAGAACAGCAAACCGATTGTCGCAGCTGTTCGATAA
- the lexA gene encoding transcriptional repressor LexA: MTELTKRQSEIYEYIKSVVQTKGYPPSVREIGEAVGLASSSTVHGHLSRLESKGYIRRDPTKPRAIEIVSDQIEDSAEIEGTIHVPVIGKVTAGIPITAVENVEEYFPLPEHFTSTHNSDIFILNVVGDSMIEAGILDGDKVIVRSQTIAENGDIIVAMTEDDEATVKRFYKEKHRYRLQPENSIMDPIYLEHVTVLGKVVGLFREL, from the coding sequence ATGACTGAACTTACGAAGCGTCAAAGCGAAATTTATGAATATATTAAATCAGTAGTTCAAACAAAAGGTTATCCGCCTAGTGTCAGAGAAATCGGTGAAGCTGTAGGATTAGCATCAAGCTCTACAGTTCATGGCCACTTATCGCGTTTGGAAAGCAAAGGTTATATCCGACGCGACCCTACAAAACCAAGAGCAATTGAAATTGTAAGCGATCAAATAGAAGATTCTGCAGAAATCGAAGGTACTATTCATGTTCCTGTCATCGGTAAAGTTACTGCCGGCATTCCAATTACAGCAGTTGAAAACGTTGAAGAGTACTTCCCATTACCAGAACACTTTACTTCAACGCACAACAGCGACATATTTATTTTGAATGTTGTCGGTGACAGTATGATTGAAGCAGGTATTTTAGATGGAGATAAAGTAATTGTCAGAAGCCAGACAATTGCAGAAAACGGCGACATTATTGTTGCTATGACTGAAGATGATGAAGCAACAGTAAAACGATTCTATAAAGAAAAACACCGTTATAGACTGCAACCTGAAAACAGCATAATGGATCCGATTTACCTTGAACATGTAACAGTATTAGGCAAAGTTGTCGGCCTATTTAGAGAACTATAA
- a CDS encoding phosphoribosylaminoimidazolesuccinocarboxamide synthase — protein sequence MDLLYKGKTKDVYQDKDGEVVLFFKDDMTGKDGVFDPGENQVGLTVEGSGKAGLKMTSYFFEKINAAGIPTHYIDFDLDERQMRVKKVSVFGNGLEVICRYRAVGSFIRRYGDYIEDGAPLNGYVEMTLKDDERQDPLINKAALEALNILKPGEYDEIADLTVKISDIIKDELAQKGLELYDIKLEFGRDEATGEVLLIDEISGGNMRVFDKDGKYIEPLEFGNYLF from the coding sequence ATGGACTTACTATACAAAGGTAAAACGAAAGATGTATATCAAGACAAAGATGGTGAAGTTGTTTTATTCTTCAAAGATGATATGACTGGTAAAGACGGAGTGTTTGATCCAGGTGAAAACCAAGTAGGATTGACTGTCGAAGGTTCAGGAAAAGCTGGATTGAAAATGACAAGCTATTTCTTCGAAAAAATTAACGCTGCGGGTATTCCAACTCATTATATTGATTTTGACCTTGATGAACGCCAAATGCGCGTTAAAAAAGTATCAGTGTTCGGTAATGGGTTAGAAGTCATTTGCAGATATCGTGCTGTCGGTTCTTTCATCCGCAGATATGGCGACTATATTGAAGACGGTGCACCGCTTAACGGTTATGTTGAAATGACTTTAAAAGATGACGAACGACAAGATCCTCTTATCAACAAAGCAGCTCTTGAAGCCCTAAATATTTTAAAACCCGGCGAATATGATGAAATTGCTGATTTAACAGTTAAAATTTCTGACATCATTAAAGATGAACTCGCACAAAAAGGTTTAGAGTTATACGATATTAAATTAGAGTTCGGTCGCGATGAAGCAACTGGCGAAGTATTGCTTATTGATGAAATTTCTGGAGGCAACATGCGTGTCTTTGATAAAGACGGTAAATACATTGAACCGTTAGAATTCGGAAACTACCTATTTTAA
- a CDS encoding NAD(P)H-dependent oxidoreductase, with product MHTLVIITHPDMKHSVVNRMWRDAVVSEQIDMVELYELYPDSKIDVSREQERLLNYDTIVFQFPLYWYSSPPLLKQYLDEVFLYNFAFGPEGTKLHNKKFAIATTVGSLEEDYSKEGSNGFALETLLSPFIATFNYIGAEYKGHFAQYGTVNHASYDDLLEGTKQYIAFIKSI from the coding sequence ATGCATACATTAGTTATCATCACACATCCGGATATGAAGCACTCAGTAGTGAATCGTATGTGGAGAGATGCTGTGGTTAGTGAACAGATTGATATGGTTGAATTATATGAACTGTATCCTGACAGCAAAATAGATGTGTCGCGCGAACAAGAAAGGTTATTGAATTACGATACAATTGTGTTCCAATTTCCGCTCTATTGGTATAGCAGTCCTCCGTTATTAAAACAGTATCTGGATGAAGTGTTCTTATATAATTTTGCGTTTGGTCCAGAAGGAACGAAACTTCATAATAAAAAGTTTGCGATTGCAACGACAGTAGGCAGTTTAGAAGAAGATTATTCTAAAGAAGGTTCGAATGGATTTGCATTAGAAACATTGTTATCGCCATTCATTGCGACTTTTAATTATATAGGGGCTGAATATAAGGGTCACTTTGCACAGTATGGTACTGTAAATCATGCGAGTTATGATGATTTGCTCGAGGGGACCAAACAGTATATCGCATTCATAAAGTCTATTTAA
- a CDS encoding CAP domain-containing protein yields the protein MIDLQNQTKAKIQALAANESISKEPLKVPDKQDFAFRNIQMNMTQSEVEQQLGKPERVTSNEYGLKWYAYHDDYQSFVMVSYIDGKVNGIYSNQNVISSKSKIKYGSPKTAVRSRLGDPITSMTKGNYKYQIESDEYDTFDKDGIYTTVFYDKHENNQVTGIMQISKEMENRLTKQYGAPSTSLTYGFEMQNFDLVNAERVQKGLSVLKYSDAISNTARKHSKDMADHHYFDHTNPKGESPFDRMKKDGIDYNSVGENLAYGHQNSIFAHEGLMNSEGHRKNILQSGFKNLGVGVDFNEDRQPFWTENYTS from the coding sequence ATGATAGATTTGCAAAATCAGACTAAAGCTAAGATTCAAGCATTAGCCGCAAACGAAAGTATTTCTAAAGAGCCGCTTAAAGTTCCTGATAAGCAAGACTTTGCATTTAGGAACATACAAATGAATATGACACAATCAGAAGTTGAACAACAACTTGGAAAACCTGAACGTGTGACTTCAAATGAATATGGTTTGAAATGGTACGCTTACCACGATGATTATCAATCATTTGTCATGGTGAGTTATATCGACGGCAAAGTTAACGGTATCTACAGCAACCAGAATGTAATCTCTTCTAAGTCGAAGATTAAATACGGTTCACCTAAAACTGCTGTCAGAAGCCGTTTAGGCGATCCGATTACATCTATGACCAAAGGTAATTATAAATATCAAATCGAAAGCGATGAGTACGATACGTTCGATAAAGACGGTATTTATACGACAGTCTTTTATGATAAGCATGAAAATAATCAAGTAACAGGTATTATGCAAATCAGCAAAGAAATGGAAAATCGACTCACTAAACAATATGGTGCGCCATCCACTTCTTTAACATACGGCTTTGAAATGCAAAACTTTGATTTAGTAAATGCAGAACGTGTACAAAAAGGACTGTCAGTTCTGAAATACAGTGATGCTATTTCGAATACTGCGAGAAAACATAGTAAAGATATGGCAGATCATCATTACTTTGATCATACAAACCCTAAAGGAGAGTCTCCTTTTGATCGTATGAAAAAAGACGGCATTGATTATAACAGTGTAGGTGAAAACTTAGCGTACGGACATCAGAACAGTATCTTTGCACACGAAGGATTAATGAACTCAGAAGGACATAGAAAAAACATTTTACAGTCAGGATTTAAAAACTTAGGTGTGGGTGTCGACTTTAATGAAGACAGACAACCATTCTGGACTGAAAATTATACAAGTTAA
- the guaC gene encoding GMP reductase, producing the protein MKIFDYEDVQLIPNKCIVKSRSECDTTVQFGPRKFKMPVVPANMQTVMNEKLAEWFAENDYFYIMHRFDEAARIPFIKKMQDQGLFASISVGVKDNEYEFVKEIAKEGLKPEYITIDIAHGHSDQVIKMIRHLKSYLPESFVIAGNVGTPEGVRELENAGADATKVGIGPGRVCITKIKTGFGTGGWQLAAINHCSKAARKPIIADGGIRTHGDIAKSIRFGASMVMIGSLFAAHEESPGETVELDGKLYKEYFGSASEYQKGERKNVEGKKMFVEHKGTLADTLKEMQQDLQSSISYAGGNDLGSLRKVDYVIVRNSIFNGDRD; encoded by the coding sequence ATGAAAATATTTGACTACGAAGACGTACAGTTGATTCCTAATAAATGTATTGTAAAAAGCCGTTCAGAATGTGATACGACAGTTCAATTCGGCCCGCGTAAATTTAAAATGCCGGTTGTTCCAGCAAATATGCAGACAGTGATGAATGAAAAATTGGCTGAATGGTTTGCGGAAAATGATTACTTCTATATTATGCACCGTTTTGATGAAGCAGCAAGAATTCCTTTTATTAAAAAGATGCAAGATCAAGGATTATTTGCTTCTATCTCTGTAGGTGTGAAAGATAATGAATATGAATTTGTAAAAGAAATTGCAAAAGAAGGTTTAAAACCTGAATATATTACGATTGATATTGCACATGGCCATTCTGATCAAGTTATTAAAATGATTCGCCACTTGAAATCATATTTACCTGAATCATTTGTAATTGCAGGGAATGTAGGGACACCAGAAGGTGTCAGAGAATTAGAAAATGCCGGTGCAGATGCGACAAAAGTAGGTATCGGACCAGGACGTGTATGTATTACTAAAATCAAAACAGGATTTGGTACAGGCGGATGGCAACTTGCCGCAATCAATCATTGCAGTAAAGCAGCACGTAAACCAATTATTGCGGATGGTGGTATCAGAACTCATGGCGATATCGCTAAATCTATTCGTTTTGGTGCATCAATGGTTATGATCGGGTCATTATTTGCAGCGCATGAAGAATCACCAGGTGAAACTGTTGAGCTTGACGGCAAGTTATATAAAGAATATTTCGGCAGTGCTTCAGAATATCAAAAAGGCGAACGCAAAAATGTTGAAGGCAAAAAGATGTTTGTAGAACATAAAGGAACATTAGCAGATACGCTGAAAGAAATGCAGCAAGACTTGCAAAGTTCTATTTCATACGCCGGAGGCAATGATTTAGGTTCATTAAGAAAAGTAGATTATGTTATTGTTAGAAATTCTATTTTTAATGGTGACAGAGACTAA
- the isaB gene encoding immunodominant staphylococcal antigen IsaB family protein, with amino-acid sequence MLRTSKLSIATLVISTLVLGTSATHVTTNNTDAKAAEQTQKWGHGEGGSGTLDANRKADTTQLSSVTPWYNYNGYTTYDASFTQDYNFVRALKYDNVTIDGYKVNPNAVNNFAYSKRVYDTSVQLNTNNQVVQLTFFTKPNSVTKAVFKQAHQSNTILNEGKLGNGDGTYVKYATQAGSYTAFFDHNGYLNEITISS; translated from the coding sequence ATGCTTAGAACAAGTAAGTTAAGTATTGCAACGCTTGTTATATCGACACTAGTCTTAGGAACTTCGGCAACACATGTCACGACGAATAATACAGATGCAAAAGCAGCAGAGCAAACTCAAAAATGGGGACATGGTGAAGGCGGTTCGGGTACTTTAGATGCTAATCGTAAAGCTGATACGACTCAATTGAGCAGTGTGACACCTTGGTACAATTATAATGGCTATACAACTTATGATGCTTCATTTACGCAAGATTATAATTTTGTTCGTGCTTTAAAATACGACAATGTCACAATTGATGGTTACAAAGTAAACCCTAATGCTGTGAATAATTTTGCTTATTCTAAACGTGTATATGATACTTCAGTACAGCTTAATACGAATAATCAAGTGGTACAGCTCACATTTTTTACTAAACCCAACAGTGTAACAAAAGCAGTGTTTAAACAAGCGCATCAATCCAATACGATTCTAAATGAAGGAAAATTAGGTAATGGCGATGGAACATATGTTAAATATGCGACACAAGCAGGGTCTTATACCGCATTCTTTGACCATAATGGTTATTTAAATGAAATTACAATCAGTAGTTAA
- the rpsN gene encoding 30S ribosomal protein S14, producing MAKKSKVVKEQKREELVAKYYAKRQELKAKGDYEALRKLPRDSSPTRLTRRCKVTGRPRGVMRKFEMSRIAFRDHAHKGQIPGVRKASW from the coding sequence ATGGCAAAAAAATCTAAAGTTGTTAAAGAACAAAAACGAGAAGAACTCGTTGCTAAATATTACGCTAAACGTCAAGAGTTAAAAGCTAAAGGTGACTACGAAGCATTAAGAAAATTACCAAGAGATTCATCACCAACTCGTTTAACTCGCAGATGTAAAGTTACTGGAAGACCACGTGGTGTAATGAGAAAATTCGAAATGTCACGTATTGCTTTCAGAGACCACGCACATAAAGGTCAAATTCCAGGCGTAAGAAAAGCAAGCTGGTAA
- the rpmG gene encoding 50S ribosomal protein L33, which yields MRVNVTLACTECGDRNYITTKNKRNNPERIEMKKYCPRLNKYTLHRETK from the coding sequence TTGCGCGTAAACGTAACTTTAGCTTGCACAGAATGCGGCGATCGTAATTATATTACTACTAAAAACAAACGTAACAATCCTGAACGTATCGAAATGAAAAAATACTGCCCAAGATTGAACAAATATACATTACACCGCGAAACTAAATAA
- a CDS encoding amino acid permease, which produces MDENKMNRGLSSRHISMIAIGGAIGTGLFIAMGGVISQAGPGGAIAAYLIIGVMLYFLMSSVGELATFYPVSGSFSSYSTRFVDPSLGFTVGWLYWIMWTLVTSVDVIIASNVLYYWDTFKFFSPLTWSLIFITFLLLLNIFTVRAFGEAEFWLAAIKVVTIIVFIVVGILTIFGILGGHTYGFKNFTIGEAPFVGGIAGFLSVLLIAGFSVGGTEIVAVTAGESDDPKKSMPSAIKSVFWRILLFYVLSIAVISAILPYNEPLLLNKSESVTQSPFTIVFDRVGIAFAASVINAVILTSLLSAANSGIYSTSRMLFSLSTDRQAPKFLSYLHGKTKLPIAAILTNFIIVVAVIILANFHPNAIFALLGIIGQLVIFVWAAAIFSQIRLRSGLKAQGIDVNGRLPYKSPLYPFGPILVLSILVFLLVGGSFDNIVHLKVGGLIKDFAPIVVLFIIFIVHKIVKKTKPVKLKEMDVRSFEEFNKVK; this is translated from the coding sequence ATGGATGAAAACAAAATGAATCGAGGACTCAGTTCTCGCCATATATCAATGATTGCAATCGGGGGTGCAATCGGTACAGGTCTCTTTATCGCAATGGGCGGTGTCATTTCCCAAGCAGGACCTGGCGGTGCGATTGCAGCGTATTTAATCATTGGTGTTATGTTATATTTCTTAATGTCATCAGTCGGAGAACTTGCAACCTTTTACCCTGTATCAGGTTCCTTCAGTTCCTATTCAACACGATTCGTTGACCCTTCCCTTGGCTTTACAGTCGGTTGGTTATACTGGATCATGTGGACACTTGTTACAAGCGTAGATGTCATTATCGCATCAAACGTATTATACTATTGGGACACATTCAAGTTCTTCTCTCCACTTACTTGGAGTTTAATATTTATTACATTCTTACTATTATTGAATATCTTCACGGTAAGAGCCTTCGGTGAAGCGGAATTCTGGTTGGCAGCGATTAAAGTCGTTACGATTATCGTTTTCATCGTTGTAGGTATATTAACTATTTTCGGTATTCTTGGCGGCCATACGTATGGTTTCAAAAACTTCACAATCGGTGAAGCACCATTTGTAGGCGGTATTGCTGGATTCTTAAGCGTTCTGTTGATAGCCGGATTCTCCGTCGGTGGAACGGAAATCGTCGCAGTCACAGCCGGTGAATCAGATGATCCTAAAAAATCAATGCCAAGCGCAATTAAATCTGTATTCTGGAGAATTTTATTATTCTATGTACTATCAATCGCGGTCATTTCAGCAATTTTACCTTATAATGAACCGTTATTACTTAACAAAAGCGAATCCGTTACACAAAGTCCATTTACGATAGTGTTTGACAGAGTCGGCATCGCTTTTGCGGCATCTGTAATCAATGCGGTTATTTTAACGTCATTATTATCAGCCGCAAACTCCGGTATCTATTCAACAAGCCGTATGCTGTTCTCACTCAGCACAGACAGACAAGCACCGAAGTTCTTAAGCTATTTGCACGGTAAAACAAAATTGCCTATTGCTGCGATTTTGACGAACTTTATTATCGTAGTCGCAGTTATTATTTTAGCGAACTTCCATCCTAATGCTATCTTTGCATTGCTTGGTATTATCGGACAACTTGTTATTTTCGTATGGGCAGCCGCAATCTTTTCTCAAATTCGATTGCGCAGCGGTTTAAAAGCACAAGGCATAGATGTCAATGGACGGTTGCCTTATAAATCACCATTGTATCCGTTTGGACCTATTTTAGTTTTATCAATACTTGTTTTCTTATTAGTCGGCGGATCATTCGACAACATCGTTCATTTGAAAGTCGGAGGATTAATAAAAGACTTCGCACCAATTGTCGTACTCTTCATTATTTTCATTGTGCATAAAATCGTTAAGAAAACAAAACCTGTTAAATTAAAAGAAATGGATGTAAGAAGTTTCGAAGAATTTAATAAAGTAAAATAA
- a CDS encoding Cof-type HAD-IIB family hydrolase produces MRKYEMIVMDMDDTLLNSKNEVSPITADYLIQLQEQGYRVVLASGRPTEGMLPIARDLKLNEHESYVISFNGSRTTRVQDGELEDETSVSKEDFDKIIDFCRAQNIFALTYHYGHIIYDGTHEYMNIESELTGLPMHKVEDLKDFIQNPVAKVLGVDYVPHVNKIMSELGDSFSSKIDVTTSKPFFIEFIPHGVSKGNALHALCEKEGIPISKTIAFGDSMNDYSMLKEAGCAVAMGNARDELKEIADFVTLDNNSDGIVHALKELL; encoded by the coding sequence ATGCGTAAATATGAAATGATTGTAATGGATATGGATGATACTTTACTCAATTCTAAGAATGAAGTTAGTCCGATCACAGCAGACTATTTAATTCAGTTGCAAGAACAAGGCTACCGTGTAGTATTGGCCTCAGGACGTCCTACAGAAGGTATGCTTCCGATTGCAAGAGATTTAAAGCTGAATGAACATGAAAGCTATGTCATTAGCTTTAACGGCAGCCGTACGACACGTGTGCAAGACGGAGAACTGGAAGATGAAACAAGTGTATCTAAAGAAGATTTTGATAAAATTATTGATTTTTGCAGAGCACAAAATATCTTTGCTTTAACTTACCATTATGGTCATATTATTTATGACGGCACACATGAATACATGAATATCGAATCCGAGTTGACAGGATTGCCGATGCACAAAGTAGAGGATTTGAAAGACTTCATTCAAAACCCTGTAGCTAAAGTGCTGGGTGTAGATTATGTACCGCATGTAAATAAAATTATGAGTGAGTTAGGCGATTCATTCAGTTCGAAAATTGATGTAACAACAAGTAAGCCGTTCTTTATCGAATTCATTCCGCATGGTGTTTCTAAAGGCAATGCATTGCATGCATTATGCGAAAAAGAAGGAATTCCAATTTCGAAAACGATTGCGTTCGGAGACAGTATGAATGATTATTCTATGCTGAAAGAAGCGGGTTGTGCTGTTGCGATGGGTAATGCAAGAGATGAATTAAAAGAAATTGCTGATTTTGTGACGTTAGACAATAATTCAGACGGTATTGTCCATGCGCTAAAAGAATTACTATAA